In Ornithodoros turicata isolate Travis unplaced genomic scaffold, ASM3712646v1 Chromosome13, whole genome shotgun sequence, the following proteins share a genomic window:
- the LOC135372171 gene encoding myb/SANT-like DNA-binding domain-containing protein 1, protein MAELKKDRTSWTEQETFALIRTWEDHLADLRRTKRNAKVYADIADALQAQDVSKSVKEVKKKIENLANKYRSLCRTRTTGSGSITWKFYWDLHRFLGTLSANDISLTEESVAVPSPEQLFLDMVGASGSKDGLEDDDVAPVAAASAEEPSQCSSGSPELCGGNSPSRATPPPPQKTRKKRQAAQSTLLAQLLEEQRQLRYALEQSRAKELELSERQLAIRERQLELQERAAQREEALINVLTEALQK, encoded by the exons ATGGCAGAATTAAAAAAAGATCGAACGTCCTGGACAGAGCAAGAGACTTTTGCTCTGATCAGGACGTGGGAAGACCATTTGGCGGACCTGCGACGTACAAAAAGGAATGCAAAGGTGTACGCCGACATCGCGGACGCCCTACAAGCCCAGGATGTCTCCAAGTCAGTCAAGGAGGTCAAAAAAAAGATAGAGAACCTCGCGAACAAGTACAG GTCTCTGTGTCGAACAAGAACAACTGGCTCGGGGAGCATCACCTGGAAGTTTTATTGGGACCTGCACAGATTTTTGGGGACGCTGTCGGCAAATGATATCAGCCTGACAGAAGagtctgttgctgtgccctctCCAGAGCAG CTCTTCCTGGATATGGTGGGGGCATCAGGGTCAAAGGACGGCCTGGAGGACGACGATGTGGCACCGGTGGCTGCAGCATCAGCAGAGGAGCCATCACAGTGCTCCTCTGGCTCACCAGAGCTCTGTGGTGGCAACAGTCCATCACGTGCCACACCCCCTCCTCCTCAGAAGACGAGGAAGAAGCGCCAGGCAGCACAGAGCACGCTCCTGGCGCAGCTGCTTGAGGAGCAAAGGCAGCTCAGGTACGCCCTTGAGCAGTCTAGGGCGAAAGAATTGGAGCTCAGCGAGCGGCAGCTAGCTATTCGGGAGCGGCAGCTGGAGCTCCAAGAACGTGCTGCCCAAAGGGAGGAAGCACTTATAAACGTGCTTACTGAAGCTTTACAAAAATGA
- the LOC135372170 gene encoding uncharacterized protein LOC135372170 — MVRVKCARSPPLVRLKRSMASRRESEGTGGLPSRVSAPEMYSIILLALVDHHYRFRYINLGSPGRCHDAHVYGRSRLCALVNGDHFRSPVTIIEETSVAPIILCGQAFPLTANLMKPFANASKDTPEAAFNYNLSKTRRIVENAFGLKARFRFIMKRMECRIPTAKRAIRAACTLNNICEALKDSVEQQWLQEAQIVDGQYGQPSHNTDVCSSRGDQVRGALTKYIWKNAPHRKEH; from the exons ATGGTGCGCGTCAAGTGTGCACGTAGTCCCCCTCTTGTGCGCCTCAAGCGTTCCATGGCAAGTCGAAGGGAAAGCGAAGGAACAGGCGGCCTaccttcccgggtttcggcaccagaaat gTACAGCATCATACTCCTTGCGTTAGTGGATCACCACTATCGGTTCAGGTACATCAACCTGGGAAGCCCTGGGAGGTGCCACGATGCGCATGTGTATGGGCGCTCCAGATTGTGTGCTCTGGTTAATGGTGATCATTTCCGTTCACCAGTGACTATCATTGAGGAAACCAGCGTCGCACCGATAATACTGTGTGGCCAGGCATTCCCACTCACTGCAAATTTGATGAAGCCATTTGCGAATGCATCGAAGGACACGCCCGAGGCAGCATTCAATTACAATCTGTCAAAAACAAGACGCATTGTTGAAAACGCATTTGGACTGAAAGCACGTTTTCGATTTATAATGAAGCGCATGGAATGCCGAATTCCAACAGCAAAACGTGCTATCCGTGCTGCTTGCACATTGAACAATATTTGTGAAGCTCTGAAAGACAGTGTagagcaacagtggctgcaagaGGCACAGATTGTCGACGGCCAGTACGGCCAGCCTTCGCACAACACGGACGTGTGCAGCAGTAGAGGTGATCAAGTGAGGGGTGCACTAACAAAGTACATCTGGAAGAATGCTCCACACAGGAAAGAACACTAG
- the LOC135372172 gene encoding uncharacterized protein LOC135372172, with translation MNGQPPATTSSTTPVMPVSSITVKLPPYWDRNPSTWSIQAEAQFHLAGISSQRTKFYHVIPALSPSAAEEVLDIIASPPPPPADNPYDSLKNALLKRTSPSDRARLQQLLSSEELGDRRPSQLLRRMTQLLGEGTDATTQNFLRELFLQRLPRNVQIVLATASTLSIDELDSLADAVMEVAAPSVPSVAVLQASAADSRPPQDNSSAQHSLAALSQQVSHLTSLVAALTARSRSPPPQRQRSRSPRHPRRPRSRHGSPNGLCWYHSRFGQDAHHCLHSCTWSRIPPANH, from the coding sequence ATGAATGGGCAGCCACCAGCGACGACATCCTCGACAACCCCTGTGATGCCGGTCTCTTCCATCACCGTTAAGCTCCCTCCATATTGGGACCGGAACCCCTCGACATGGTCCATCCAAGCCGAGGCGCAGTTCCATCTTGCCGGCATCTCGTCCCAACGCACCAAATTCTATCACGTCATCCCGGCCCTTTCTCCATCGGCGGCGGAAGAAGTACTTGACATCAtcgcaagccccccccccccccccgccgacAACCCCTACGATTCACTGAAGAACGCTTTACTTAAACGAACGTCCCCCTCTGACCGCGCACGGCTCCAGCAGCTTCTCTCTTCGGAGGAGCTTGGTGACCGACGCCCCTCTCAACTTCTGCGCCGCATGACGCAGTTACTCGGCGAAGGAACTGACGCCACTACTCAAAACTTCCTCCGCGAATTGTTCCTTCAACGCCTTCCTCGCAACGTTCAGATAGTCCTTGCCACCGCCTCCACGCTATCTATCGACGAGCTGGATAGTTTAGCCGATGCGGTCATGGAAGTTGCTGCACCTTCAGTACCAAGTGTTGCAGTGTTACAGGCCTCCGCTGCGGACAGTCGTCCACCACAAGATAATTCTTCCGCACAGCACAGCCTGGCCGCTCTTTCGCAGCAAGTCTCCCATCTCACCAGCCTCGTCGCGGCTTTGACAGCTCGTTCCAGGTCCCCTCCACCACAACGTCAACGTTCCCGCTCCCCAAGGCACCCGCGGCGTCCCCGCTCACGGCATGGATCTCCCAACGGCCTTTGCTGGTACCACAGTCGTTTCGGCCAGGACGCCCACCACTGCCTCCATTCATGTACGTGGTCGAGAATCCCGCCAGCCAACCACTGA